CTTCCTACAGCAGCTTGAGGCCGGGCTACCCGGTGATTCGCAAAAGACGTCAAGACCTGTGAATTTTGGCATGATAGTTCCGGGCGTCTATCGGTCTGGCTATCCTCAGCAGGAGCACCATGCGTTTATGAAGGACCTGAAGCTCAAGACTGTTGTGTAAGTCTGATGATCATGTGTCTTTTTCACGGAACTGAACTATTTTGCTAACTTTGAATTGATAGAACTTTGGTCGAGAAGGAACCGCCGGAGGGCTTCAAGCCCTTCCTCACAAGCAACAACATCAAGCACCACATCATCGCCATGAAGGGCACCAAGAAGGAGTCAATTTCATTGGGAACTATGCAGAGCATTCTAAATGTTGTGCTAAACCCCAAGAACCATCCTCTACTGGTTCATTGCAACCACGGCAAAGTGAGTTTCCTCAAACCGCCGAATCACCACTTGCAGGATTGCCTTGGTTAACAAATTTCAATCTTCACAGCACCGCACTGGATGTGTTGCAGGCGTGGTCCGCAAAGTCACTGGGTGGGAAACCGACGCCATCATTGACGAGTATCGCAAGTTTGCCGACCCCAAGGAACGGGAATGCGATATCGACTACATCACAATGTTCGATATTGCCGACGCCAAGCTTTCTAGCATGTTTGCTAGGAAGCCTCTCTACGCACAGGTTGGCCCGATTGGCATGGTCATGCTGACTATACTCGTCCTTGCTCTTTTCACTCTCACCATGATTAAGGACAACGTTGCCACCGATTGGTCGTAGACCTTTTGTCCAGAAGGTCTGCAAAATCGCTTTCATCAACAAGGTATCAATACCAAAGCCCTGCATCTGGCCGAACTACTGCCGGTGCTTTGCCTTGTTTTGTTACGATCCGATACGGGGCACCGAAGCAAGGATCGATTGAATGACTTCACCAGTCAAATGGAATGTGTTCCACAGTGCGCACCTATTCGGCAACACTTCCGGCAAAAGTTATTGCATGTTGCGTTGGATTCTTGCATGATATCAGGAAGCTGCGCTCATGCAGAGAGCATCTGctctttgttcttttcttttcctttgttttCCCCGTCGCTTGTTTGCTAGATGATATAGTGGGGACCATCAAGTGCTGAGACGTCTCCCGGAGTTTGGTATAAGAGCTGGTGGTTTTGTTCCCGCTcgattgtttctttttgcatTGGAAAACCCACTTCTCTCGAGTTGCCTTTGTCATGTTATCGACATAGGAGAAAAAAGGGCGATATGTCAACTCACAGGACCGCAAGGTTTATTATGGTTTGCTTGTTTGcattcccctttttttttcctgttgcGGACGCTGGAAattggtttggtttgtatttatTAAGCATTCACCATCACAAAACATGGCGTGTTAGGAAATAATTCCTTGGCATCCGTGGAAATAtcaaatttcttttgttgcaTCTTGTCCCTTGCATATGTGGATCATGTTTTAGATGGTTACCTCAAACTGGACCTTTTTATGGTACATGCACAACGGTATGGAAATTTTGAGGACGCGGATTTGCGAGTAGCCATGGCTCTTCCAATCGGTTACTGACAGTCTAGCAAACAGTCGGTTCTACTGCCCAGCAGCAATATCCAGCATACAATTTGTTGATTATGGTGCAAACTAACTACCTCGCTTACCTGCACTTGCCTCCATACTTAAACAACACTCACTGCTTGTCTGTTTAGCTCCTTGTCAAGCTGGTGTTCTTCGAGCAGTAAGAAATACCAAGGCAACCACCGGGTCCATTGCGAATACTTTTATCCGAAGCAGTCGACTGGTTCGAACATGTTCTGTGCAAACTACTTGGAGACCTCGACCGACAGTCCAACACGCAGTGAGAATTATCCAAGGTCGAATTGGGTAGCCTATCAAAACGTTGCTGTTTCTGTTTTGGACAGCTCTCTAGTGGATTTAATAACTCGTCACCTGGGACGGGATAACCATGCTATCAGAGGCATCTAGACTGGTTCTTCACTTGGGGGGAGTTGGACCACCCCATCGGTTCCTGGCTATCCTATCCGCCTTCTCCCTCTTCCTATCACCGGTCAAGTAGACCCAGCCGCCAGCGATGGCATTCGAAGCGCCCAGGCCGATGGTGACGCCACGCACGAACCCCCTGGCCGAGAACTTGTTGCGGATCGAGGCGGGCCTCCTGCGCATGGCGAGCAGCGCGTAGAGGCCGCTGCAGGCCATGTTGAGGCCGGCGCCGTCAATGGCCCAGCCGCTCAGTGTGACATAGGATGTGAAGATGAGAGCCGGGGTGAGGAGCATGGGTAGTGGTTGAAAGGGCCGGAAGTGGAGGGCCGTTATCAACGTCGCCATACCCATTGGCGGAAGAGAGGAGGCTGTTTTCGGTGTGGGTGTGTTTCGTTGTCAGTAAAATCTCTAGGTGGTAGAGACACCATGTGCTGGATACCCGGAGGCGGGTAGCTGCCGTCCTGGTGTGGTCGTTTTCGTGGAGAATGGCTTACATCCCCATGCTTCCACCTTCTCAATCAGAGACTTCCGGGGCAGCGGTGGTGTTTCGGTTGGTGTGCTGCTCATTTTGGCGACTAATTAATCGTTCTCCGAGGGAGATTTGGGAAAGGAATTCTTGCAGTGAAAACAGCTTGTAAAGTTTATTCGCCCAAAGAAGAATTCCGAGGGCTTCCGGCAACCTGGTGGTGAAAGCCAAATATTTTTCTTCTCACTTGGCCCGGCCCATGAGCTACTACCAACGCGCTGGGCCTGCAAACCTGACGTGACGTCGTTTGTCCGCGCTCTATCAATCGACCAGGGTAGGTGACGAGACCCCGTGACTAAGCATCGATGTCTGCGGTCGCAGATTGCTTCCGGGCGAATCAGCCACCTTCAAACTGTCCCGCAGCGACGGGATTATTGGAACTCTGTTTTTGATGCTGCGAAACGGCCACGAACCTAAAAGTTCATGGCGAAATCATCCGCTACAAGCATGACATGACACTGCTCGGCAACCGACCTCAATAGTCATCGGGCAACTACTTTTTTACCCCCACCATACTCGATGCCAACATCTCCTGCGGGAATCAACAAAAAGCAAAGGATTCGAAATCCGTGCGTACACCTGACGCAACGAGGCTCGGGATCGGGCCACGAAATTCGGTAGTGGAAAGTCCGGGCCCTGGGGAAACAGAAGGACGTGACAAACACCGAGTCCAAAAGATCCAAGAAAAGCAAGCTCTCATCCGACCGATCGACCACGACCAACACTGTAGCCAACCCTGTACCTCAACTCAATCGCCGGGGTGACCGCCCTTCCCTACCCCCCCGAGCGGCTGCCACGTCGACACTACTCGGCATCTTCGCAACACCCTACTCGCATTCACATCTTGTGACTGTCGAGATATTTGGTCGGACTCCCGAAATTATTGACCAACCAGGCCGGGATACAGGCCCAAACCAGCCTTGTGGTGGTCCGAGTTACCTGCCTCCTCCATCCCCGAACCTAAGCCTTCCTTTACGACAGAATATCGCATAAAACGACGGGCCCCGCGCTCCGTCGTCGCCCGCCTTCAGCATGTCAAGCGCAAAAGCAACAGGGGCGAACACgtccaacagcagcagctcagGAGCCCGCTCTCGCGATCATAACCAGGGCAACCAAGGACGCAGCTTTACCccggaacaaaaagaagcagTACTCCGCATCCGTCGCTGCAAGCCGACGGCATTCTACGACATCCTGGCGCTCACAACAAAGACGTGCACGGACGCCGAGATCAAGCGGGCGTACCGGAAGCAGTCCCTCCTAACGCATCCGGACAAGAACGGATACGAGGGCGCCGACGAGGCGTTCAAGATGGTCTCCCGGGCCTTTAGTGTGCTGGGGGACAAGGAGAAGCGGGAAAAGTTTGACCGCTTCGGGACTGATCCGGACTCGAGGTTCGAGAGCGCTAGGGCGCAGAACCCGTTTTCTGGGTTTGCGCAGAGGAACGCCGGTGGTGGCGGagggggtggtggtggcggcggcggcttccCGGGCTTTGCGGGAGGGTTCGAGGAAGAAATAAGCCCGGAAGAAATGTTCAGGCGCTtctttggcggcggtggctttGGCCAATTTGGAGGTGAGTTGAGGCGTATTGGTATTCATGACTGGTGACCATATCATACTGACTGGCAATAGGCTTCGACACGGGCCCGCAATTTGTTTTCAACATGGGCGGTGGTCCAGGAATCCGTGTGCACCAATTTGGCGGAAACCGACCTAGGAGACGACCGCGGGCCGAAGGGGAACCGGACCCCGATGCCGGGATCTTGTCAACACTTCTCGGCCTACTCCCAATACTTTTCCTCTTCATCATCCCGCTCATCTCCTCCATCATGTCGGGTGGCTCGAGCTCCATGCCAGATGTAGTCTTTGATGAGCCGCAAGCGCCGTTTACGCACAAGGTTAAGATCCCTGAGCACAACGTGCACTACTTCGTGCGGCCGACCGATTGGCAACAGTTCAAAGGAAATAATCACAAAATCGCCCAGCTCAACAAGCACGCGCACGTGACGCTCGTCAACACCCTGACACATCGTTGCAACGTGGAGAGACATAGGGAGCAACAGCTAAGGGAGCAGGCGCAAGGATGGTTCTTCCAGGACCCGGAGAAGATGAAGATCGCGGATCAGTTCAAAAAACCGGCATGTGAGAGGCTGAGCAAGCTGGCGACGCGGTTTTAATAGGGTGTGGCGGGCCGCTATCTCTCTGCTTTACGGTATTAGTTGGCACTAGGATATGGGGTGCATGTGTTTGTTACGGATATCATTACTGATAGAGTTGATGAGAGCTACGTAGGTAATCGCGGATATAGGCAGCGGGTTCATCTTCTTTGCGCCTGATTCTTGCTTTTCGTCTTGAGTATGGGAAGAAGCTCTACATCTTCTTCTCAGTTGCGTTGCCTCTTGAAAATCTTCCTTTTCGTTTATCGGCGGAGGTTtgcttcctcttttttttcgtccccTGAAATTTGTGTATGCATACCGTATATACATGTTCTCGTACTGCAACTGCATGTGACTTGGCAACATTAATAGAAATCCTTCCTTCAAGTGGCTCAGATCgtctttgtttttcttcttccttaaCGTTCGTAATACGTCATGGGTACGGTTGCGCCACAATCAACAGTTCGAAAATTGGATGTTGCTTGGCTCCCTAACTCCCCCAGCTTGTTAACTACGCTGTGATGGCTGCGTACTTAAGTACTACTCCGTACCTTGGtcaaaagaataaaaatctAGAAAAAGTCTAGTGCTGCTTCTGCGATACAGAGTTGACAGATAATTAGGACCAAAACCCAACAGCACACATTCACAGTTGAAAGCTACAGCATATGCTGTGTCCGTCTCATTGCAGGTTAATAATTCATTGAACGCGAGTCTGAACTGTCCGGATACATACCGCACTGTGGTTGATGCACCAATTGCATTTGCCTTTTGGGTAATCGAGGGGTACTCGTACAGCTGCAGGTCGGGGGGTTTCCTAACAAGGATCAAGCTCAAACCCCCACTCCGCCCTCCGCGCAGCTGGCGGAGTCAAGCTGGTGACGCAAGCTTTAAGAGGACCGCCGCAAAAGCATCCAATCTTGACCGTACCCAAGTAAAGGAAGGGACGCATGGCAAAGCTGCCTTATCCTACcaacataggtaggtacctacctaggtacctaacggGCAGGGTTCTTCAAGTGGAGGCAAAGGAAAGCGAGCGGCGCATATCAGTCTTCAGCCCCCTCAGGCACTGGGCATGTTGCATGTGCTTGCTTCGTTCGATCGAACCAACCCGAACCAACTGACCAACTTAACCAACCTGTCGGTGCCTCTTTAACTCACCGACCTAGTTAATTCATCTTTGGTGGTGAATTGCAACGggctattatttttttttggcacaCCGACCTTGCTTGAAATTGATGTTTCCCAAGAGAGATAAAACAGCCGCGCACGCAAACTGTTAATTGTCACTATCGATTGTCGCTTTAAATGAGCTACCGACGGTGAACGACTGACGTCAGAACCCGCCATCGGCGTATCCTCGAATTGTCCTCGGTCAAATTATCGCCAACATATATACGTACAGATTCCAAGCTGCAGGACAACATAAAAAGAAAGTAAACAAAAACATCCCTGTCGGACGACCTCCACGGGGTCGTCTTGACCAGAGCACCATGGTTACGAGAAAAGCTCTCCCCGACGACGCTCGCCTCGATAACTCCGCTAGTGGCAGCCGACCGTCTACTTCGCTCCAAGACGACCATTCACAACTTGATGGCTGGGCAAGGGAAGATTGGCGCACTGACCCTAATGATATCAATGGCCGCATTCCGATACATGCTCACCAACGACATGGCTCTTCCCCAGACCCCGCGCTGGCAAATGTACCAAACGTGCTTCGTCCTGGCGCAGCACCATCGACACCTGGAAGCAGCTTCTCCAACCAGGAAGGCCCCGAAGAAAATGTTTGGAAGGACGAAAGCCCGAGACTTCTCCCGCAGCAGGTGACAGGcaataacaatggtggacATCAGCCCGGGATCGGAGGTACAAGCCCGGCTACGATGAGTTTTCCAAGTGACGTGCCAGAAGCCCTCAGGCCTGGCGGTGCAGGTGTAACAAAGCACAACACAAACCCCTTCAAGAGGAAACCGACACCGGGCTCAGCAGCCTCGGCGAACCATATCGTACCATCAGTGACACTTACATCACCCACACCGCCCTCGGCTCCATTCTCTCAATTGAGCATCACGCCTAGCGATGGGAGTAACAATCCATGGCGGCCGGCTCTGGACGAGAAGAACAACATCATCGAGAAGCGCAAAGAGCCATTAGCTTTCTCTAGTGCGGACGATCGGGAGCTAGGTAGAGACATCTGGTCTGCTGCTGCGGACAACTCCCAAGACCACCAGCCCACCAGTGCCAAGGCAACAGCATCTCCAAACGACAGCCCCGGGTCTCCAGCCTTGATTTCATTCTCAacagaggaggaggatgcaTCTGCATGGGGTGAGGCAACGCGGCCACCGCCACCCACCAAGGCAGTTCCGTCTGCTGGAGGCGCTGACGACGAACTGGCTGAGGGCAGTCACGCGTGGGACG
This DNA window, taken from Pyricularia oryzae 70-15 chromosome 6, whole genome shotgun sequence, encodes the following:
- a CDS encoding tyrosine-protein phosphatase SIW14, whose protein sequence is MYSDCNSQDIEMERTMISRRSARSSIEPGEQAKPDFESQTQSKRNSIMEIESTQELEDCVGSTTSIQSGCKLQKSLSMPALYASPYVWLDPMEPSSWGKDGYLKVMTGTGTAVKGTDFLQQLEAGLPGDSQKTSRPVNFGMIVPGVYRSGYPQQEHHAFMKDLKLKTVVTLVEKEPPEGFKPFLTSNNIKHHIIAMKGTKKESISLGTMQSILNVVLNPKNHPLLVHCNHGKHRTGCVAGVVRKVTGWETDAIIDEYRKFADPKERECDIDYITMFDIADAKLSSMFARKPLYAQVGPIGMVMLTILVLALFTLTMIKDNVATDWS